A genomic region of Canis aureus isolate CA01 chromosome 16, VMU_Caureus_v.1.0, whole genome shotgun sequence contains the following coding sequences:
- the INPP5K gene encoding inositol polyphosphate 5-phosphatase K isoform X4, which produces MNCGIMSLLSDTAFEDPWSSFFMDVLSPLSFVKVSSVRMQGLLLLFFAKHHHLPFVQILSTKSTPTGLFGYWGNKGGVNICMKLYGYYISIINCHLPPHMANNDQRLEHFDRILEMQNFEEQDIPNILDHDLILWFGDMNFRIEDFGLHFVRESIKNGCYSDLWEKDQLSIAKRHDPLLRQFQEGPLLFPPTYKFDKNSNNYDTSEKKRKPAWTDRILWRLKRQPQANPHNQRLPVPHFCLSLRSYVSHMMYCISDHKPVTSTFDLELKPLVSVPPITLMPEGLWTMENDMLISYSLTPDFLSSPWDWIGLYKVGLRHINDYVSYVWVRDNQVSFSDGLIQVYFNTRDIPETEDQFLLCYYSNNLHSVVGISKPFKIQPSSFLAEDLLSEAQPHI; this is translated from the exons GTGTCCAGTGTCCGCATGCAGGGGCTCCTCTTACTGTTCTTTGCCAAGCATCATCATTTGCCCTTTGTCCAGATCCTCTCTACTAAATCCACCCCCACTGGCCTCTTCGGGTACTGG GGGAACAAAGGAGGTGTAAACATCTGCATGAAGCTTTATGGCTACTATATCAGCATCATCAACTGCCACCTGCCCCCCCATATGGCCAACAATGACCAGAGGCTGGAGCACTTTGACCGGATCTTGGAGATGCAGAATTTTGAAGAACAGGATATCCCTAACATCCTGGACCATGA CCTCATTCTCTGGTTTGGAGACATGAACTTTCGGATTGAGGACTTTGGGCTGCATTTTGTTCGGGAATCCATAAAAAATGGGTGCTACAGTGACCTGTGGGAGAAGGATCAG CTCAGCATCGCCAAGAGACACGATCCACTGCTCCGGCAATTCCAGGAGGGCCCCCTGCTCTTTCCACCCACCTACAAGTTTGATAAGAACTCCAACAATTATGACACCAG tgAGAAAAAGCGCAAGCCTGCATGGACCGACCGCATCCTATGGAGGTTGAAGCGGCAGCCCCAAGCCAATCCCCACAACCAGAGGCTGCCAGTCCCCcacttctgcctgtctctgaggAGCTATGTCAGCCACATGATGTACTGCATCAGTGACCATAAGCCTGTCACCAGCACCTTTGACTTGGAG CTGAAGCCGTTGGTGTCTGTTCCACCGATCACCCTGATGCCCGAGGGGCTGTGGACCATGGAGAACGACATGTTGATCAGCTACTCCTTGACCCCAGACTTTCTCAGCAGCCCCTGGGACTGGATTGGACTATACAAG GTGGGGCTGCGCCACATTAATGACTACGTGTCCTATGTCTGGGTCAGGGACAACCAGGTCTCCTTCAGCGATGGGCTGATCCAG GTATACTTCAATACCAGGGATATCCCTGAGACTGAGGACCAGTTTCTCCTCTGTTACTATAGCAACAATCTACATTCTGTGGTGGGGATAAGCAAACCCTTCAAG ATCCAGCCTAGCTCCTTCTTGGCGGAGGACCTGCTGAGTGAAGCCCAACCACATATCTGA
- the INPP5K gene encoding inositol polyphosphate 5-phosphatase K isoform X3, whose amino-acid sequence MYVIGLQEMNCGIMSLLSDTAFEDPWSSFFMDVLSPLSFVKVSSVRMQGLLLLFFAKHHHLPFVQILSTKSTPTGLFGYWGNKGGVNICMKLYGYYISIINCHLPPHMANNDQRLEHFDRILEMQNFEEQDIPNILDHDLILWFGDMNFRIEDFGLHFVRESIKNGCYSDLWEKDQLSIAKRHDPLLRQFQEGPLLFPPTYKFDKNSNNYDTSEKKRKPAWTDRILWRLKRQPQANPHNQRLPVPHFCLSLRSYVSHMMYCISDHKPVTSTFDLELKPLVSVPPITLMPEGLWTMENDMLISYSLTPDFLSSPWDWIGLYKVGLRHINDYVSYVWVRDNQVSFSDGLIQVYFNTRDIPETEDQFLLCYYSNNLHSVVGISKPFKIQPSSFLAEDLLSEAQPHI is encoded by the exons GTGTCCAGTGTCCGCATGCAGGGGCTCCTCTTACTGTTCTTTGCCAAGCATCATCATTTGCCCTTTGTCCAGATCCTCTCTACTAAATCCACCCCCACTGGCCTCTTCGGGTACTGG GGGAACAAAGGAGGTGTAAACATCTGCATGAAGCTTTATGGCTACTATATCAGCATCATCAACTGCCACCTGCCCCCCCATATGGCCAACAATGACCAGAGGCTGGAGCACTTTGACCGGATCTTGGAGATGCAGAATTTTGAAGAACAGGATATCCCTAACATCCTGGACCATGA CCTCATTCTCTGGTTTGGAGACATGAACTTTCGGATTGAGGACTTTGGGCTGCATTTTGTTCGGGAATCCATAAAAAATGGGTGCTACAGTGACCTGTGGGAGAAGGATCAG CTCAGCATCGCCAAGAGACACGATCCACTGCTCCGGCAATTCCAGGAGGGCCCCCTGCTCTTTCCACCCACCTACAAGTTTGATAAGAACTCCAACAATTATGACACCAG tgAGAAAAAGCGCAAGCCTGCATGGACCGACCGCATCCTATGGAGGTTGAAGCGGCAGCCCCAAGCCAATCCCCACAACCAGAGGCTGCCAGTCCCCcacttctgcctgtctctgaggAGCTATGTCAGCCACATGATGTACTGCATCAGTGACCATAAGCCTGTCACCAGCACCTTTGACTTGGAG CTGAAGCCGTTGGTGTCTGTTCCACCGATCACCCTGATGCCCGAGGGGCTGTGGACCATGGAGAACGACATGTTGATCAGCTACTCCTTGACCCCAGACTTTCTCAGCAGCCCCTGGGACTGGATTGGACTATACAAG GTGGGGCTGCGCCACATTAATGACTACGTGTCCTATGTCTGGGTCAGGGACAACCAGGTCTCCTTCAGCGATGGGCTGATCCAG GTATACTTCAATACCAGGGATATCCCTGAGACTGAGGACCAGTTTCTCCTCTGTTACTATAGCAACAATCTACATTCTGTGGTGGGGATAAGCAAACCCTTCAAG ATCCAGCCTAGCTCCTTCTTGGCGGAGGACCTGCTGAGTGAAGCCCAACCACATATCTGA